A single genomic interval of Chitinophaga sp. 180180018-3 harbors:
- a CDS encoding imelysin family protein, which yields MKLIQYALAGAFMTCLISCSKSDKPNTGNTTDFNTLKTGFITDFTGKTAIPGYNDLAQRASAFNDKVTILKGAPTETNLATAKQAWRDMRATWEQCEGFLFGPVEDDNLDPSMDTWPVDKGELDAVINSSNALEVSDIQKLPYSLRGYHPIEYILWGADGSRKAAGINAREMKYISSLTTDLKQICDQLANSWIASGGNYSNKLLTAGNSGNTLYPKRQDVFIAVVSGMAGICEEVGNNKMKQPFDQKDGTKVESPFSGNSVTDFRNNIAGAYAVYTGTFLGSQSTGLSQVVAARNAALNKTIQEKFQAAIASFDAITLPYEKAILDNGQRVQCQNTMNAINALQDVLSKDLKTFVINNITD from the coding sequence ATGAAATTAATACAATATGCGCTGGCAGGCGCTTTCATGACCTGCCTGATTTCCTGCTCAAAAAGCGATAAGCCCAACACCGGCAATACAACAGATTTCAATACACTGAAAACAGGCTTTATCACTGATTTTACAGGCAAAACAGCTATTCCGGGATATAACGACCTGGCACAGAGGGCATCAGCCTTCAATGATAAAGTAACAATCCTGAAAGGAGCACCCACTGAAACCAATCTTGCTACAGCGAAGCAGGCATGGCGGGATATGCGTGCCACCTGGGAACAATGTGAAGGATTCTTATTCGGCCCCGTGGAAGATGATAACCTGGATCCCAGTATGGATACCTGGCCGGTGGATAAAGGAGAACTGGATGCTGTCATCAACAGCAGTAATGCCCTGGAGGTAAGTGATATTCAGAAACTGCCTTACTCGTTGCGGGGATATCACCCGATTGAATATATATTATGGGGCGCAGATGGAAGCCGCAAAGCGGCCGGCATCAACGCCCGGGAAATGAAATACATCAGCAGCCTGACTACAGATCTTAAACAGATCTGCGATCAGCTGGCCAATAGCTGGATCGCTTCCGGTGGTAATTACAGCAACAAATTACTCACTGCCGGGAACAGTGGAAACACCCTGTATCCCAAACGCCAGGATGTATTTATAGCAGTAGTAAGCGGAATGGCCGGTATCTGCGAAGAAGTAGGTAATAACAAGATGAAACAACCATTTGATCAGAAAGATGGCACTAAGGTGGAATCTCCTTTCAGTGGAAACTCTGTAACTGATTTTCGCAATAACATTGCCGGTGCTTATGCTGTCTACACAGGCACCTTCCTCGGTAGTCAAAGTACAGGGCTCAGTCAGGTGGTAGCCGCCAGAAATGCTGCCCTGAATAAAACAATCCAGGAAAAATTCCAGGCTGCTATCGCTTCCTTCGATGCTATCACGCTGCCGTATGAAAAAGCGATACTCGACAACGGACAACGTGTGCAATGCCAGAATACCATGAATGCTATCAATGCGCTGCAGGACGTACTGAGTAAAGATCTGAAAACATTTGTGATAAATAATATCACCGACTAG
- a CDS encoding Rieske (2Fe-2S) protein has product MSHLNRRNFLKDTCKACLVGAMSLSVVDLLESCSTIKSYKATMAGNQVEVPLTLFDKATLQVISPRNYAYEIAVKKQPDNNYEALLLRCTHQHNPLTPTGNGYVCTVHGSQFDKDGKVKKGPAATRLPQLRTEVRDANLIIHV; this is encoded by the coding sequence ATGAGCCATCTTAACCGGAGGAATTTCCTCAAAGACACCTGTAAGGCCTGTCTTGTTGGCGCCATGAGCCTTTCAGTAGTTGATTTACTGGAATCGTGCAGCACTATAAAAAGCTACAAAGCCACTATGGCTGGCAACCAGGTGGAGGTACCACTCACATTGTTCGATAAGGCCACGCTACAGGTGATAAGTCCGCGTAACTACGCGTATGAGATTGCCGTGAAAAAGCAGCCCGACAATAATTATGAGGCATTGCTGTTGCGTTGTACACACCAGCATAACCCACTTACGCCCACTGGTAACGGTTACGTATGTACGGTGCACGGCAGTCAGTTCGACAAAGATGGAAAGGTAAAGAAAGGCCCTGCGGCCACCCGTTTGCCACAATTAAGAACAGAAGTGCGGGACGCGAATCTTATCATTCATGTTTAA